Proteins encoded in a region of the Aphelocoma coerulescens isolate FSJ_1873_10779 chromosome 28, UR_Acoe_1.0, whole genome shotgun sequence genome:
- the LOC138099825 gene encoding platelet glycoprotein Ib alpha chain-like, with protein sequence MQVPVLTLVTLLALLPPAQPCPSEMNKVKDLLEVNCTGQALRAVPPDLPKDTGILLLSDNCLESLSTSAFLPLTRLQDVDLAKNGLVALYTGALLPSLKELILSHNALGVLPVLEGLPALTHLAVAHNSLETLAPKAFHTVPQLQDLDLRGNKMQQLPREAFAGLKALKELDLSDNLLKELPVELLQDLQMLETLWLSGNQLQTLPIDFFPKGRLFMYVFLTENPWHCNCDVHYLQTWIRQNADVVYQPKRGLEETKVEVAPEKVLCHSPAEHRQKPIIHLKLNCSIVGDVDEEGGDEYNYGEETTEKATMTTFPPHPFISKEHTTMPYAVTSPYLPTLTTKTPPLTRPSFSTPCTSTLCPSTLLVVLTSIRAPSTTTPVPASPTMTPTQTPSTATILTDTTIVTLQRSATLDSATSPPTTMSSSPASTSGHPQTTLATSTTYASLMGSTGTFPTTSTAVPSTAMLEASSIVRPPSPPLMSANTMLSTHVPTLPPPLDTTPFTHPACSPLSSPPPFCPCSIPGRAVPVLRLQAGGEGPQWGQWVLRHCCLLHWVLYLASLALLVLTMLALAGWLAWMCLLRQPSWHQSLQTQEVQYPLLEWRESTGSPMIHLSSFKIPLQRPTFCTIKEVELCPEVTYCTVKDLGIQHSPPASYSFCTTKELWVHHSPLHTSIKPSSRKLMVTDLGFQRTPSAYSLDRGVEAIGDVRVKYAGNTM encoded by the coding sequence ATGCAGGTTCCTGTCCTGACCCTGGTCactctcctggccctgctgcccccagcccagccctgcccctcaGAGATGAACAAGGTCAAGGACCTCCTGGAGGTGAACTGCACAGGGCAGGCTCTCCGCGCAGTGCCCCCAGACCTGCCTAAGGACACAGGCATCCTGCTGCTCAGCGACAATTGCCTGGAGTCCCTCTCCACCTCCGCCTTCCTGCCCCTCACCCGGCTTCAGGACGTCGACCTGGCCAAAAATGGGCTGGTGGCTCTGTACACTGGGGCCCTGCTGCCATCCCTGAAGGAGCTGATCCTCTCCCACAACGCACTGGGGGTCCTTCCTGTCCTGGAGGGCCTGCCTGCGCTTACCCACCTGGCTGTGGCCCACAACAGCCTGGAGACGCTGGCCCCGAAGGCTTTCCACACAGTGCCACAGCTGCAGGACCTGGACTTGCGAGGGAACAAGATGCAGCAGCTTCCCCGGGAGGCCTTTGCAGGGCTGAAGGCACTCAAGGAGTTGGACCTCTCAGACAACCTCCTGAAGGAGCTACCCGTGGAATTGCTGCAGGACCTGCAGATGTTGGAGACCCTCTGGCTCTCAGGGAACCAGCTGCAGACCCTGCCCATTGACTTCTTCCCAAAGGGGCGCCTCTTCATGTATGTTTTCCTCACTGAGAACCCCTGGCATTGCAACTGTGACGTGCACTACCTCCAGACCTGGATCCGGCAGAATGCTGACGTTGTTTATCAGCCAAAGCGGGGCCTGGAGGAAACAAAGGTGGAGGTCGCACCCGAGAAGGTACtgtgccacagccctgctgagcaTAGGCAGAAGCCCATCATTCACCTCAAGCTCAACTGCAGCATTGTGGGGGATGTGGATGAGGAAGGAGGGGATGAATATAATTATGGGGAAGAAACAACAGAGAAAGCTACCATGACCACCTTCCCCCCACATCCATTCATCTCCAAAGAGCACACTACCATGCCCTATGCTGTTACCTCACCTTACCTCCCTACCCTCACTACCAAAACACCTCCCCTCACCAGACCTTCCTTCAGCACCCCTTGTACCTCCACCCTTTGCCCAAGCACTTTGCTTGTGGTGCTGACAAGCATcagagctcccagcaccaccactccTGTACCAGCCAGTCCCACCATGACACCCACACagacccccagcactgccaccatTCTCACTGATACTACCATTGTCACCCTGCAGAGATCTGCCACCCTTGACTCTGCCACCTCACCACCAACCACTATGAGCAGCAGCCCTGCTAGCACCAGTGGCCATCCCCAAACCACCCTTGCTACCAGCACAACCTATGCCAGTCTCATGGGGTCCACCGGCACATTTCCCACCACTTCCACAGCAGTGCCTTCTACCGCCATGCTAGAGGCCTCTTCCATTGTCAgacctccatctcctcctctgATGTCAGCCAACACCATGCTTTCCACTCATGTCCCAACACTACCACCTCCCCTGGACACCACACCCTTCACCCATCCTGCATGTTCCCCCctatcttctcctcctcctttctgcCCGTGCTCCATCCCAGGACGGGCTGTACCCGTGCTGCGTTTGCAGGCAGGTGGGGAGGGTCCACAGTGGGGGCAGTGGGTGCTGAGGCACTGCTGCCTGTTGCACTGGGTGCTCTACCTGGCTTCCTTGGCTCTGCTGGTCCTGACCATGCTGGCTCTAGCAGGTTGGCTGGCATGGATGTGTCTGCTGAGACAACCCTCTTGGCACCAGTCCCTGCAGACCCAAGAGGTGCAGTATCCACTGCTGGAATGGAGGGAGTCAACAGGAAGCCCTATGATCCATCTCAGCAGCTTCAAAATCCCCCTCCAGCGCCCCACATTCTGTACAATCAAGGAAGTGGAATTGTGTCCTGAGGTTACCTACTGCACAGTTAAAGATCTGGGGATACAGCACAGTCCTCCTGCAAGTTACTCCTTTTGCACCACAAAGGAGTTGTGGGTTCACCACAGTCCTCTGCACACATCAATCAAGCCTTCCTCCAGGAAGCTGATGGTCACAGACCTTGGATTCCAGAGGACCCCATCTGCTTACAGCCTGGACAGGGGTGTTGAGGCCATCGGTGATGTCAGAGTGAAATATGCGGGTAACACTATGTAA